In Aegilops tauschii subsp. strangulata cultivar AL8/78 chromosome 3, Aet v6.0, whole genome shotgun sequence, one genomic interval encodes:
- the LOC109754108 gene encoding expansin-B7-like, translated as MASSSIAVAAALILCILVTHAHGCYAKHHAAPSAANSSWLDAKATWYGAPRGAGPDDNGGACGFKNVNLPPFSSMTSCGNQPLFKDGKGCGSCYQIRCLKSDHPACSGVPKTVIITDMNYYPVSRYHFDLSGTAFGAMAKDGRNDELRHAGIINMQFKRVPCQYPGLTVTFHVEEGSNPFYMAILVEYEDGDGDVKQLDIMESRPNGSKMAPTGQWVPMKESWGSIWRMDAHHPMHGPFSLRVTNESGKTLVAEQVIPIDWKPNKTYSSLVQFH; from the exons ATGGCATCCTCCTCCATTGCGGTCGCAGCTGCTCTGATCCTCTGCATCCTCGTCACTCATGCCCATGGTTGCTACGCCAAGCACCACGCGGCTCCTTCTGCGGCCAACTCCAGCTGGCTTGATGCCAAGGCGACATGGTACGGCGCGCCCCGTGGTGCCGGGCCTGACGACAACGGCGGCGCGTGCGGGTTCAAGAACGTCAACTTACCACCCTTCTCCTCCATGACCTCCTGCGGCAACCAGCCGCTGTTCAAGGACGGCAAGGGCTGCGGCTCCTGCTATCAG ATAAGGTGCTTAAAGTCGGACCACCCTGCGTGCTCCGGCGTGCCGAAGACGGTGATCATCACGGACATGAACTACTACCCGGTCTCCCGCTACCACTTCGACCTCAGTGGCACCGCCTTCGGAGCCATGGCCAAGGACGGCCGCAACGACGAGCTCCGCCACGCCGGCATTATCAACATGCAGTTCAAGAG GGTGCCGTGCCAGTATCCGGGGCTGACGGTGACGTTCCACGTGGAGGAGGGGTCGAACCCGTTCTACATGGCAATCCTGGTGGAGTATGAGGACGGCGATGGCGATGTGAAGCAGCTGGACATCATGGAGTCGCGACCGAATGGCAGTAAGATGGCTCCAACAGGGCAGTGGGTGCCCATGAAGGAGTCGTGGGGATCCATCTGGAGGATGGATGCCCACCACCCCATGCACGGGCCATTCTCGTTGCGCGTCACCAACGAGTCCGGCAAGACACTCGTGGCCGAACAGGTCATCCCCATCGATTGGAAGCCCAACAAAACCTACAGCTCCCTCGTCCAGTTTCATTAA